In Papaver somniferum cultivar HN1 chromosome 1, ASM357369v1, whole genome shotgun sequence, a genomic segment contains:
- the LOC113285450 gene encoding plastidial pyruvate kinase 1, chloroplastic-like isoform X2, which produces MDVVGDSLFLSCTKPSFSLGNDFHGVSVRVPRTGVKVIRSRVCVRSALQQVEERGVVSRSAAEGVLGLDLVSERELKDRGFMGLRKTKLICTIGPACSSAEQLESLALGGMNIARLNMCHNTREWHCDVIRNIKKLNQEKGFCISLMIDTEGSQMHMVDHGASSSVKAEDGSIWLFTTQKFDGYRPFTVQTNYERFSEGITVGDVLVIDGGMASFEVIEKIGDDLSCKCIDPGLLLPRAKLSFWRDGKLVGKKFGLPTLSAKDLSDIDFGVSEGVDFIAVSFVNDANDIKHLKNYLSTRSSESTRVLAKIESLESLGNLEDIVEASDGIMVARGDLGVQIPLEQIPAVQEEIVHVCRQLNKPVIVASQLLESMIEYPTPTRAEVADVSEVVRQYADALMLSGESAVGSYVDKALSVLRSASMRMELWSREENRQSLLSQRQLGVALPDRITEQICDCSVEMANNLGVDAIFVFTRHGQMASLMSRNRPNPPIFAFTDNNSTRMALNLQWGVTPLYMELSDDMDKNIQKTFDILRTRGMVKEGDVVLVITDVTPTCATSAFQSIQQFKMYRPPFVSHISPGSAVY; this is translated from the exons ATGGACGTAGTCGGAGATTCTCTCTTCTTATCATGTACAAAACCTAGTTTTTCATTGGGGAACGATTTCCATGGCGTTTCAGTTCGTGTTCCCAGAACTGGAGTTAAGGTTATTAGGTCAAGGGTTTGTGTTCGATCAGCATTACAGCAGGTGGAGGAACGTGGAGTTGTTTCTCGTTCTGCTGCGGAAGGTGTTTTAGGTTTGGATTTGGTATCTGAGAGAGAATTGAAAGATAGAGGGTTTATGGGGTTGAGAAAGACGAAACTTATATGCACGATTGGTCCAGCTTGTAGTTCTGCTGAGCAATTGGAAAGTTTAGCTTTAGGAGGGATGAATATTGCTAGACTGAATATGTGTCATAACACTAGAGAGTGGCATTGTGATGTAATTAGGAATATTAAGAAGTTAAATCAAGAAAAGGGGTTTTGCATTTCGTTGATGATTGATACAGAAGGTAGTCAGATGCATATGGTTGATCATGGTGCTTCGTCTTCCGTCAAAGCCGAG GATGGATCTATCTGGTTGTTTACCACTCAAAAGTTCGACGGTTATCGTCCGTTTACAGTTCAAACCAACTATGAAAGGTTTTCTGAAG GTATTACTGTGGGTGATGTACTAGTTATTGATGGAGGTATGGCAAGCTTTGAAGTCATTGAAAAGATTGGGGATGATTTAAGTTGCAAGTGCATTGACCCTGGTTTGCTGCTACCTCGAGCCAAGTTAAGCTTCTGGAGAGATGGCAAACTTGTGGGGAAGAAGTTCGGCCTACCTACATTATCAGCTAAG GACTTGTCTGATATCGACTTTGGGGTTTCTGAAGGAGTTGATTTTATTGCTGTATCATTTGTAAACGACGCTAATGATATCAAGCATCTGAAGAACTACCTCTCCACAAGATCCTCAGA GTCCACGAGAGTTTTAGCGAAGATTGAGAGTTTGGAGTCTCTTGGCAATTTGGAAGATATTGTAGAGGCTTCTGATGGAATCATGGTGGCTCGCGGTGATCTTGGTGTTCAAATACCATTAGAACAGATTCCAGCCGTCCAAGAGGAAATTGTTCATGTTTGTAGGCAACTAAACAAGCCAGTGATTGTAGCTTCTCAGCTTCTTGAGTCGATGATTGAATATCCTACGCCAACTCGTGCAGAG GTTGCAGATGTATCTGAGGTAGTTCGGCAGTATGCAGATGCCTTAATGTTATCTGGTGAATCTGCGGTTGGATCTTACGTAGACAAGGCTCTTTCTGTCTTGCGGAGTGCTAGTATGCGCATGGAACTATGGAGCCGTGAGGAAAACCGACAGAGTCTTCTATCCCAGCGTCAACTTGGGGTGGCTTTGCCCGATAGAATTACTGAGCAAATTTGTGATTGTTCTGTAGAAATGG CAAACAATCTTGGTGTGGATGCTATCTTTGTTTTTACAAGACATGGTCAAATGGCATCCCTTATGTCACGCAACCGTCCAAACCCGCCAATTTTTGCATTTACCGACAATAATAGCACCAGGATGGCTCTAAACTTGCAGTGGGGTGTTACCCCACTCTATATGGAACTATCGGATGATATGGATAAAAACATTCAAAAAACCTTTGATATTTTAAGGACAAGGGGGATGGTGAAAGAGGGTGATGTTGTTCTGGTGATTACAGATGTCACCCCAACTTGTGCAACTTCTGCATTTCAATCAATTCAG CAATTCAAGATGTATCGGCCACCATTCGTGTCTCATATTTCCCCAGGTTCAGCCGTATAttaa
- the LOC113285450 gene encoding pyruvate kinase isozyme A, chloroplastic-like isoform X1, producing MDVVGDSLFLSCTKPSFSLGNDFHGVSVRVPRTGVKVIRSRVCVRSALQQVEERGVVSRSAAEGVLGLDLVSERELKDRGFMGLRKTKLICTIGPACSSAEQLESLALGGMNIARLNMCHNTREWHCDVIRNIKKLNQEKGFCISLMIDTEGSQMHMVDHGASSSVKAEDGSIWLFTTQKFDGYRPFTVQTNYERFSEGITVGDVLVIDGGMASFEVIEKIGDDLSCKCIDPGLLLPRAKLSFWRDGKLVGKKFGLPTLSAKDLSDIDFGVSEGVDFIAVSFVNDANDIKHLKNYLSTRSSESTRVLAKIESLESLGNLEDIVEASDGIMVARGDLGVQIPLEQIPAVQEEIVHVCRQLNKPVIVASQLLESMIEYPTPTRAEVADVSEVVRQYADALMLSGESAVGSYVDKALSVLRSASMRMELWSREENRQSLLSQRQLGVALPDRITEQICDCSVEMANNLGVDAIFVFTRHGQMASLMSRNRPNPPIFAFTDNNSTRMALNLQWGVTPLYMELSDDMDKNIQKTFDILRTRGMVKEGDVVLVITDVTPTCATSAFQSIQTQLLRNSNGIDNQGFDVLSLVNIIKTTANEDGSTTVCV from the exons ATGGACGTAGTCGGAGATTCTCTCTTCTTATCATGTACAAAACCTAGTTTTTCATTGGGGAACGATTTCCATGGCGTTTCAGTTCGTGTTCCCAGAACTGGAGTTAAGGTTATTAGGTCAAGGGTTTGTGTTCGATCAGCATTACAGCAGGTGGAGGAACGTGGAGTTGTTTCTCGTTCTGCTGCGGAAGGTGTTTTAGGTTTGGATTTGGTATCTGAGAGAGAATTGAAAGATAGAGGGTTTATGGGGTTGAGAAAGACGAAACTTATATGCACGATTGGTCCAGCTTGTAGTTCTGCTGAGCAATTGGAAAGTTTAGCTTTAGGAGGGATGAATATTGCTAGACTGAATATGTGTCATAACACTAGAGAGTGGCATTGTGATGTAATTAGGAATATTAAGAAGTTAAATCAAGAAAAGGGGTTTTGCATTTCGTTGATGATTGATACAGAAGGTAGTCAGATGCATATGGTTGATCATGGTGCTTCGTCTTCCGTCAAAGCCGAG GATGGATCTATCTGGTTGTTTACCACTCAAAAGTTCGACGGTTATCGTCCGTTTACAGTTCAAACCAACTATGAAAGGTTTTCTGAAG GTATTACTGTGGGTGATGTACTAGTTATTGATGGAGGTATGGCAAGCTTTGAAGTCATTGAAAAGATTGGGGATGATTTAAGTTGCAAGTGCATTGACCCTGGTTTGCTGCTACCTCGAGCCAAGTTAAGCTTCTGGAGAGATGGCAAACTTGTGGGGAAGAAGTTCGGCCTACCTACATTATCAGCTAAG GACTTGTCTGATATCGACTTTGGGGTTTCTGAAGGAGTTGATTTTATTGCTGTATCATTTGTAAACGACGCTAATGATATCAAGCATCTGAAGAACTACCTCTCCACAAGATCCTCAGA GTCCACGAGAGTTTTAGCGAAGATTGAGAGTTTGGAGTCTCTTGGCAATTTGGAAGATATTGTAGAGGCTTCTGATGGAATCATGGTGGCTCGCGGTGATCTTGGTGTTCAAATACCATTAGAACAGATTCCAGCCGTCCAAGAGGAAATTGTTCATGTTTGTAGGCAACTAAACAAGCCAGTGATTGTAGCTTCTCAGCTTCTTGAGTCGATGATTGAATATCCTACGCCAACTCGTGCAGAG GTTGCAGATGTATCTGAGGTAGTTCGGCAGTATGCAGATGCCTTAATGTTATCTGGTGAATCTGCGGTTGGATCTTACGTAGACAAGGCTCTTTCTGTCTTGCGGAGTGCTAGTATGCGCATGGAACTATGGAGCCGTGAGGAAAACCGACAGAGTCTTCTATCCCAGCGTCAACTTGGGGTGGCTTTGCCCGATAGAATTACTGAGCAAATTTGTGATTGTTCTGTAGAAATGG CAAACAATCTTGGTGTGGATGCTATCTTTGTTTTTACAAGACATGGTCAAATGGCATCCCTTATGTCACGCAACCGTCCAAACCCGCCAATTTTTGCATTTACCGACAATAATAGCACCAGGATGGCTCTAAACTTGCAGTGGGGTGTTACCCCACTCTATATGGAACTATCGGATGATATGGATAAAAACATTCAAAAAACCTTTGATATTTTAAGGACAAGGGGGATGGTGAAAGAGGGTGATGTTGTTCTGGTGATTACAGATGTCACCCCAACTTGTGCAACTTCTGCATTTCAATCAATTCAG ACTCAGTTGTTACGAAACAGCAATGGCATAGACAACCAAGGTTTTGATGTTTTAAGTCTTGTCAACATCATCAAGACAACAGCAAATGAAGATGGATCAACCACCGTTTGCGTCTAG
- the LOC113302000 gene encoding uncharacterized protein LOC113302000 — protein sequence MENKDSNNKLAPVSQEAETNECLSKEDQNHTVKRKNQQATSRLNEDVSSASQHCTKSSFQWPYAPPPIISQFSKPSVSTTQQTSSVSLNQWHQQQNSTADQQKPFPQMHQPTTPFWLPPGPGFPVIRAPAPSGYQCIVPVGTTEASLRHDPLASSLSYQAGFPPPMGFSGTWDPASWWGQPQQSHPPYTFPGPYGYFQLAPPVFPETPVTFGGSNQRGIIQPSAKLSKKHQLMWDSQSSENVQMWAAITKVQTEMTTYGSRLAKVEAEVSSIKSTLEEYSGAGAGTTTAGQSMKRGRPKKVASAEVLPFMEESQPRARARKIISCKPQSENIFLHGKKERLLSHKEKTFQAAAVDGANIQQEIDGKISGISTNTIELNESNVKVPLDVKTTPTVHDKVNQEIQGGGFSLNFTKEINGTDCRSKNKKTGLSFQAEQVTGTNSIISSTNFKEQKGNGNHGWVSNVLPDDCGRNLLEIRSHTFYDTGSVSVIRQGGEVVPGWSFVNEGNPTEEDVGMLLRSGNDEEEDTSTGDDEMAHRGCM from the exons ATGGAAAATAAGGACAGTAACAACAAGTTAGCTCCGGTCAGTCAAGAAGCTGAAACTAATGAATGTTTG AGCAAAGAAGATCAGAATCACACTGTTAAGAGAAAGAATCAACAAGCTACTAGTCGTCTGAATGAAGATGTATCTTCTGCAAGTCAGCATTGCACAAAATCGAGCTTTCAATGGCCATATGCACCTCCGCCCATTATCTCACAGTTTTCGAAACCCTCTGTTTCTACCACCCAACAAACATCATCTGTCTCCCTGAACCAATGGCATCAACAACAGAATTCCACCGCtgatcagcagaaaccgtttccACAAATGCACCAACCGACCACTCCTTTTTGGCTTCCGCCAGGACCAGGTTTTCCTGTAATTCGAGCACCCGCTCCTTCAGGTTACCAATGCATTGTTCCAGTTGGAACCACAGAAGCCTCGTTGAGACATGACCCACTGGCTTCAAGTCTGAGTTACCAAGCTGGATTCCCACCTCCAATGGGATTTTCAG GTACTTGGGACCCTGCATCTTGGTGGGGTCAACCACAACAATCGCACCCACCTTATACATTTCCGGGACCATATGGCTACTTTCAATTAGCACCGCCTGTATTTCCCGAAACCCCAGTCACCTTTGGAGGATCAAATCAAAGAGGAATTATCCAACCATCAGCAAAACTCTCTAAAAAACACCAGCTGATGTGGGATTCTCAG TCATCAGAAAATGTTCAAATGTGGGCAGCTATTACGAAGGTGCAAACAGAAATGACTACTTACGGAAGCCGGCTAGCAAAAGTTGAAGCAGAGGTTTCATCTATCAAGTCGACTCTCGAGGAGTATTCTGGGGCTGGAGCTGGTACTACTACAGCTGGGCAATCGATGAAAAGAGGGAGACCTAAGAAAGTTGCTTCAGCTGAAGTTTTGCCCTTTATGGAGGAGTCTCAACCACGAGCTCGTGCGAGAAAGATCATTTCATGTAAACCCCAATCTGAGAATATATTTCTGCATGGAAAAAAAGAAAGGTTACTCAGCCATAAGGAGAAAACATTTCAAGCTGCAGCTGTTGATGGAGCCAATATCCAGCAAGAGATTGATGGGAAAATCTCAGGCATCTCTACCAATACTATTGAGCTAAATGAGAGTAATGTCAAGGTGCCTCTAGATGTCAAAACCACACCAACAGTTCATGACAAGGTTAATCAAGAGATTCAAGGTGGTGGGTTCAGCCTCAATttcacaaaagaaataaacggaACTGATTGCAGGTCGAAAAACAAGAAGACTGGATTATCATTTCAGGCAGAGCAAGTTACAGGAACAAatagcatcatcagttcaaccAATTTCAAAGAACAAAAGGGTAATGGAAACCATGGGTGGGTATCTAACGTTTTACCTGATGATTGTGGAAGAAACCTATTGGAAATAAGATCTCATACTTTCTATGATACTGGTAGTGTTAGTGTTATCAGACAAGGAGGAGAAGTCGTTCCTGGATGGAGTTTCGTGAATGAGGGGAATCCTACAGAGGAGGATGTTGGCATGCTGTTAAGATCAGGCaatgatgaggaagaagatactAGCACAGGAGATGATGAAATGGCTCACAGAGGATGCATGTGA
- the LOC113285474 gene encoding amino acid permease 6-like, with the protein MAIEMQEKKSNNFSKGGHGHDPEMFNHQEYSKNFDDDGRQKRTGTLLTASAHIITAVIGSGVLSLAWAIAQLGWIAGPICLIAFSVITWFTSILLAECYRSPDPITGQRNYTYMDAVRANLGGVKIQLCGAAQYANLVGVTIGYTITASISLAAVAKSNCYHKYGHAHECTVSTYYYTVIFAVIQILLCQIPNFHKLSWLSIVAAVMSFAYSTIGIGLSIAKVAEPHHHARTTLTGVQVGIDVTGAEKVWRTFQALGNIAFAYAFSNILVEIQDTLKSSPPENKVMKKASTIGVATTTLFYVLCGVAGYAAFGNDAPGNFLTGFGFYEPFWLIDFANICIAVHLVGAYQVFGQPLFAFVEKLCSDKWPENEFITTDHMINLPCCGQYPFNWFRLVWRTLYVIMTALIAMIFPFFNEFVGFIGSLSFYPLTVYFPVEMYIARAKIPKFSATWIWLKVLSWACLVVSLVAMAGSLQGLFESVKTYKPFNNKH; encoded by the exons atggcTATTGAAATGCAggagaagaagagcaacaacttCTCCAAAGGTGGTCATGGACATGACCCGGAGatgttcaatcaccaagaatACAGCAAGAACTTTGATGATGATGGCCGTCAAAAAAGAACTG GAACACTGTTGACTGCAAGTGCTCACATTATCACTGCAGTAATTGGGTCTGGAGTATTGTCATTGGCATGGGCAATAGCACAATTGGGATGGATTGCCGGTCCAATTTGTCTCATTGCATTTTCTGTCATCACTTGGTTCACTTCAATCCTTCTTGCTGAATGTTATAGATCTCCTGATCCCATTACTGGTCAAAGAAATTATACTTATATGGATGCTGTTAGAGCTAACTTGG GAGGAGTGAAAATTCAACTCTGTGGTGCAGCACAATATGCTAATCTTGTTGGAGTTACTATTGGTTACACCATCACTGCATCAATTAGCCTGGC GGCTGTAGCAAAATCAAATTGTTATCACAAATATGGTCATGCACATGAGTGCACTGTATCGACTTACTATTACACAGTCATCTTTGCAGTAATTCAGATACTTCTATGTCAAATACCAAATTTTCACAAACTTTCCTGGTTATCAATTGTTGCTGCTGTTATGTCTTTCGCTTACTCAACCATTGGTATTGGCCTTTCCATTGCCAAAGTTGCAG aaCCTCATCACCATGCAAGAACAACCCTCACAGGGGTCCAAGTTGGAATAGATGTAACAGGGGCAGAGAAAGTTTGGAGGACTTTCCAAGCCCTAGGCAACATTGCCTTTGCTTATGCTTTCTCTAATATCCTTGTGGAAATCCag GACACATTGAAATCAAGCCCACCAGAGAACAAAGTAATGAAAAAGGCGTCTACCATTGGAGTTGCTACTACAACCTTGTTCTATGTACTTTGCGGTGTGGCTGGTTATGCTGCTTTTGGGAATGATGCACCCGGTAACTTCCTCACAGGCTTTGGTTTTTACGAACCATTTTGGCTCATCGACTTTGCCAATATCTGCATTGCTGTCCATCTTGTTGGTGCCTACCAG GTATTCGGCCAACCCTTATTTGCATTTGTGGAGAAATTGTGCAGCGACAAATGGCCAGAAAATGAATTCATAACGACTGACCACATGATTAATCTTCCATGCTGCGGTCAATACCCCTTCAACTGGTTTCGGTTAGTATGGAGGACTTTATACGTTATAATGACAGCTTTGATAGCGATGATATTCCCATTCTTCAACGAATTCGTCGGCTTCATCGGTTCGTTATCATTCTACCCATTGACTGTTTACTTCCCTGTCGAAATGTACATTGCAAGAGCCAAGATACCAAAATTCTCAGCAACATGGATATGGCTTAAGGTGTTAAGTTGGGCGTGCCTTGTCGTCTCACTTGTTGCTATGGCCGGGTCTCTTCAGGGTTTATTTGAATCTGTCAAGACCTATAAACCCTTCAATAACAAGCATTAG